The following coding sequences lie in one Oncorhynchus gorbuscha isolate QuinsamMale2020 ecotype Even-year unplaced genomic scaffold, OgorEven_v1.0 Un_scaffold_5760, whole genome shotgun sequence genomic window:
- the LOC124029186 gene encoding charged multivesicular body protein 6-like — translation MYQHIELAPLDWLQYQHIELAPLDWLPHYQHIELAPLDWLPHYQHIELAPLDWLPHYQLLVPTLSALSNLERMVQDIEFVQIEMKVIEGLKVGNDCLKSMHEAMSLEDVERIMDETQDAIEYQRQIDELLSGSLTQEDEDAVLSELEAITQGEDVELPEVPTEPLPEVPEPAETEPERRPARNKENREMLAA, via the exons ATGTATCAGCACATAGAACTGGCACCTTTAGACTGGCTGCAGTATCAGCACATAGAACTGGCACCTTTAGACTGGCTCCCACACTATCAGCACATAGAACTGGCACCTTTAGACTGGCTCCCACACTATCAGCACATAGAACTGGCACCTTTAGACTGGCTCCCACACTATCAGCTGCTGGTTCCCACACTATCAGCAC TATCAAACCTGGAACGCATG GTTCAAGACATTGAGTTTGTCCAGATCGAGATGAAAGTCATTGAGGGGCTTAAGGTTGGAAATGACTGCCTGAAGAGTATGCATGAG GCCATGTCACTAGAGGACGTGGAGAGGATCATGGATGAGACCCAGGATGCTATAGAATACCAGAGG CAAATAGATGAGCTGCTGTCAGGCTCCCTGACTCAGGAGGATGAGGATGCTGTGCTATCTGAGCTGGAGGCTATCACTCAG GGAGAAGATGTAGAACTTCCAGAGGTCCCCACTGAGCCACTACCAGAGGTCCCAGAACCAGCTGAGACAGAGCCAG AGAGAAGACCAGCAAGGAAcaaggagaacagagagatgctggcAGCGTAG